One genomic window of Cupriavidus sp. P-10 includes the following:
- a CDS encoding Bug family tripartite tricarboxylate transporter substrate binding protein — protein sequence MAFRIQKLVAATVGTAALLVLCGSGRAQEAWPARPVQMIVASSAGSGTDALARVMAQRLSVALKQPVVIENRPGGSGVIGTNAVVKAPADGYTILYTTASNQVIAPAVLKTIPYDPKKSLVPIAQTAEGGVVLLVSTDLPANNLPELIQLVKANPDKYSYASWSIGSSGQLMMEWLKKQTGMKTDHVAYRTSNQLLTDLASGVVKIGWTDPNAPVPFLRSGKVRAIAIAGNARAPQLPEVKTMGEQGYKFDAVGWFGMFAPAGTNPAIVKRLADEVNKVQASPELAAMMKSMNFAPPPVKTSAQFGETVSHDLQVWSKIAADAKIRLDE from the coding sequence ATGGCATTTCGAATTCAAAAGCTGGTTGCGGCCACGGTGGGCACGGCAGCGCTCTTGGTGTTGTGCGGTTCAGGGCGGGCTCAGGAAGCCTGGCCCGCGCGCCCGGTTCAGATGATCGTAGCCTCGTCGGCAGGATCAGGAACCGATGCCCTCGCACGCGTGATGGCGCAACGCCTGTCGGTCGCTCTGAAGCAACCCGTCGTTATTGAAAACCGGCCAGGTGGCAGTGGAGTCATTGGGACAAACGCTGTAGTCAAGGCGCCAGCCGACGGATACACAATCCTTTACACCACGGCATCGAACCAGGTCATCGCCCCGGCCGTACTGAAGACCATTCCCTACGATCCAAAGAAGAGCCTCGTACCGATTGCCCAGACGGCCGAGGGTGGCGTGGTGTTACTGGTGAGCACGGATCTGCCAGCTAACAACCTGCCGGAGCTCATCCAGTTGGTGAAGGCGAATCCGGACAAGTACAGCTACGCTAGCTGGTCCATAGGATCTTCAGGGCAGCTGATGATGGAATGGCTCAAGAAGCAGACTGGCATGAAGACCGACCACGTCGCGTATCGGACTTCAAATCAGCTATTGACTGACCTTGCCTCAGGTGTCGTGAAAATTGGCTGGACCGATCCGAACGCGCCGGTCCCCTTCCTGCGCTCCGGAAAGGTCCGTGCCATTGCCATTGCAGGCAATGCGCGCGCACCGCAGCTTCCCGAGGTCAAGACCATGGGTGAACAGGGCTACAAGTTCGATGCGGTGGGCTGGTTCGGCATGTTCGCGCCGGCGGGAACCAACCCGGCGATCGTGAAGCGGCTGGCCGATGAAGTCAACAAGGTCCAGGCGTCCCCTGAGCTCGCAGCCATGATGAAATCCATGAACTTTGCGCCGCCGCCTGTGAAGACCTCGGCGCAGTTCGGCGAGACTGTCAGCCACGATCTGCAGGTCTGGTCGAAGATCGCGGCCGACGCAAAAATCCGGCTCGATGAATGA
- a CDS encoding TauD/TfdA dioxygenase family protein: MKIRQITPAIGAEISGVNLGEAARDPALFAEIRAALLKHRVLFFRKQEITRADHVAFASGFGKLEDHPVVGSVPEHPGLVKVYRSDNPHSFENSYHCDGLWRPNPAMGAVLRCIECPEIGGDTIWVNMVKAYEELPEEIKMKIDGLRARASIEHSFGAVMTPENRAKLAQEHPPVEHPVVRTHPETGEKILFVGASFTTHFTNYSTPDNVRYGIDKSPGASLLLNYLTSRATIPEYQVRWAWQEGDVAVWDNRSTQHYAVNDYFPAPRKLERAGIVGDIPY; this comes from the coding sequence ATGAAGATCAGGCAAATCACGCCCGCCATCGGGGCCGAGATTTCTGGCGTCAACCTCGGCGAGGCAGCGCGCGATCCGGCGCTCTTCGCCGAGATCCGGGCGGCGCTGCTCAAGCACCGGGTCCTTTTCTTTCGCAAGCAGGAGATCACGCGCGCCGATCACGTGGCCTTCGCGAGCGGCTTCGGCAAGCTGGAGGACCATCCGGTCGTCGGCAGTGTTCCCGAGCATCCGGGGCTGGTGAAGGTCTACCGCAGCGACAACCCGCACAGCTTCGAGAACAGCTATCACTGCGACGGCCTGTGGCGCCCCAATCCGGCCATGGGGGCAGTGCTGCGCTGTATCGAATGTCCGGAGATCGGCGGCGACACCATCTGGGTCAACATGGTGAAGGCGTACGAGGAGCTGCCGGAAGAGATCAAGATGAAGATTGACGGCCTGCGCGCCAGGGCCAGCATCGAACACAGCTTCGGTGCGGTCATGACACCGGAAAACCGCGCAAAGCTGGCCCAGGAGCATCCGCCCGTGGAGCATCCGGTGGTACGCACCCATCCGGAGACCGGGGAGAAGATCCTGTTCGTCGGCGCCTCGTTCACGACGCACTTCACCAACTACAGCACGCCGGACAATGTGCGCTACGGCATCGACAAGTCGCCCGGCGCCTCGCTGCTGCTCAACTACCTGACCAGCCGCGCCACCATTCCCGAATATCAGGTGCGCTGGGCATGGCAAGAGGGCGACGTTGCGGTCTGGGACAACCGCAGCACACAGCACTACGCCGTCAACGACTACTTTCCGGCACCGCGCAAGCTGGAGCGCGCCGGCATCGTGGGCGATATCCCCTACTGA
- a CDS encoding 3-keto-5-aminohexanoate cleavage protein, producing the protein MNFLDGHLYPENQQPLIITAAPYAPGWIPSDFPEDIPVTMADQIQKAVDCYEAGARVLHLHVREEDGKGSKRLSKFNELIAGVRAACPEMVIQVGGSISFAPEEGQGAKWLSDDTRHMLAELDPKPDQVTVTVNTSQMNVTEHAGVDDFKGVSRGFPQLYSTYKDMVVPSNPSWFEEHVRRLTAAGIQSEFQCYNINSFETIERMIRRGVYKGPLVMNWVAISGGMDQANIYNLANILRAVPDGAVVTVESSVLNVLPINMIGMALGLHVRCGIEDVLWNQTRTGKMSTVEQIKQLVRIAGEFGRPIATAQQTREILQLGVFYDTVEETLQKNGFAPNRNGGHQGFLRKLECM; encoded by the coding sequence ATGAACTTCCTTGACGGCCACCTGTATCCCGAGAACCAGCAGCCCCTGATCATCACCGCCGCTCCTTACGCGCCGGGCTGGATTCCTTCGGACTTCCCCGAAGATATCCCTGTCACCATGGCGGATCAGATCCAGAAGGCAGTGGATTGCTACGAAGCCGGTGCGCGAGTGCTGCATCTGCATGTGCGCGAAGAAGATGGCAAGGGTAGCAAGCGCCTGTCCAAGTTCAACGAACTGATCGCTGGAGTGCGCGCCGCCTGTCCGGAAATGGTCATCCAGGTGGGAGGTTCAATCAGCTTCGCGCCTGAAGAGGGGCAAGGTGCCAAATGGCTTAGCGATGACACTCGCCATATGCTGGCCGAACTCGATCCGAAGCCCGACCAGGTCACGGTGACCGTCAACACGTCGCAGATGAATGTGACCGAGCATGCTGGTGTTGACGACTTCAAGGGCGTTTCGCGAGGATTCCCGCAACTCTATTCAACCTACAAGGACATGGTCGTGCCCTCGAACCCCAGCTGGTTCGAGGAGCACGTTCGACGTCTGACTGCCGCCGGAATCCAGAGCGAGTTCCAGTGCTACAACATCAACAGCTTTGAAACGATTGAGCGGATGATTCGCCGCGGCGTCTACAAGGGCCCGCTGGTGATGAACTGGGTGGCGATCAGCGGCGGCATGGACCAGGCGAACATCTACAACCTGGCGAACATTCTGCGTGCTGTGCCGGACGGTGCCGTGGTAACGGTGGAGAGTTCGGTGCTGAATGTGCTGCCGATCAACATGATCGGCATGGCTTTGGGCTTGCATGTGCGGTGTGGCATCGAGGACGTACTCTGGAACCAGACCCGCACGGGCAAGATGAGCACCGTCGAGCAGATCAAGCAATTGGTGCGTATTGCCGGCGAATTTGGTCGTCCCATTGCGACCGCGCAACAGACCCGGGAGATCCTGCAGCTTGGGGTGTTCTATGACACGGTGGAAGAGACGCTTCAGAAGAATGGCTTCGCACCGAATCGCAACGGTGGCCACCAGGGCTTCCTGCGCAAGCTCGAATGCATGTAA
- a CDS encoding RBBP9/YdeN family alpha/beta hydrolase: MTSGNQPTVVIVPGFRDHMPEHWQSLLAERLQQQGRAVRIVPQIDQDKRLRSARVANLDRVVSGIAGPVILVAHSVGCLITVHWAEQTERAVQGVLLAGPTDYDSPLPAGYKDPQTLADEGWTPIPRRRLQFPSIVVASRNDPLGKFERVRELAQAWGSRFVDAGEVGHLGPADGYGPWPLAEELIQQL, from the coding sequence ATGACATCCGGAAATCAGCCAACGGTCGTGATTGTCCCCGGCTTTCGCGATCACATGCCGGAGCACTGGCAATCGCTGCTGGCAGAGCGTTTGCAGCAGCAGGGGCGAGCCGTCCGCATTGTGCCCCAGATCGATCAGGACAAGAGGTTGCGCAGTGCCAGGGTGGCGAACCTTGACCGCGTAGTAAGCGGCATTGCAGGGCCGGTCATCCTCGTTGCCCATAGTGTGGGCTGCCTGATCACCGTTCACTGGGCAGAGCAGACGGAGCGCGCCGTGCAGGGTGTCTTGCTTGCCGGGCCGACCGACTACGACAGTCCTTTACCCGCCGGATACAAGGATCCGCAGACGCTGGCAGACGAGGGCTGGACCCCGATCCCGCGGCGGCGTCTGCAATTCCCGAGCATTGTGGTTGCGAGCCGCAATGATCCGCTCGGGAAGTTCGAACGCGTCCGCGAGCTGGCGCAGGCCTGGGGCAGCCGTTTCGTCGATGCAGGCGAAGTGGGGCATCTCGGGCCGGCAGACGGATATGGGCCGTGGCCGCTGGCTGAGGAACTGATCCAGCAACTCTGA
- a CDS encoding 3-keto-5-aminohexanoate cleavage protein — MAAPQSKVIVTCAVTGGIHTPTMSPYLPITAQEIEEEAVAAAEAGASIVHLHARKPENGQPSQDPALFHEFLPRIAARSDVVINLTTGGAPNMLLEERLQPALQLKPEVASLNMGSMNFGLYPMLARHKEFKYDWERPYLEGSEDRVFRNTFKEIRYILESCADNGTRFEVECYDTSHLYTAAHFADRGILKAPFFIQSVFGLLGGIGTHPEDVMHMRRTAERLFGKDYYWSVLGAGRSQMPIASMAAAMGGNVRVGLEDSLWEGPGRLSTSNAEQVKRVVGVLKSLNLEVATPDEARDMLQLKGKSAVAF, encoded by the coding sequence ATGGCAGCACCCCAGAGCAAGGTTATCGTCACGTGCGCCGTGACCGGCGGCATTCACACTCCGACGATGTCGCCTTATCTACCCATTACCGCGCAGGAAATTGAAGAAGAGGCTGTTGCCGCGGCCGAGGCCGGCGCCTCGATCGTCCATCTCCATGCCCGCAAGCCGGAGAATGGCCAGCCGTCCCAGGACCCCGCGCTCTTTCATGAATTCCTTCCGCGCATTGCGGCTCGCTCCGACGTGGTGATCAACCTCACGACGGGCGGCGCCCCCAACATGCTCCTCGAAGAGCGCCTGCAGCCGGCGCTGCAGCTCAAGCCCGAGGTTGCCTCGTTGAACATGGGGTCAATGAATTTCGGGCTGTATCCGATGCTCGCCCGGCACAAGGAGTTCAAGTACGACTGGGAGCGTCCCTATCTGGAGGGTTCGGAGGACCGCGTCTTCCGCAACACGTTCAAGGAGATCCGCTACATTCTGGAATCGTGCGCCGACAACGGTACCCGGTTCGAGGTCGAATGCTACGACACCAGCCATCTCTATACCGCTGCGCACTTTGCTGACCGCGGGATCCTCAAGGCGCCGTTCTTCATCCAGTCTGTGTTCGGCCTGCTCGGTGGTATCGGCACGCATCCGGAGGACGTCATGCATATGCGCCGCACCGCCGAGCGCCTGTTCGGCAAGGACTACTACTGGTCCGTGCTCGGCGCCGGTCGCAGCCAGATGCCGATCGCGTCGATGGCGGCTGCCATGGGCGGAAACGTCCGCGTGGGCCTGGAAGATTCGCTGTGGGAGGGTCCGGGCCGGCTCTCCACCAGCAATGCCGAGCAGGTCAAGCGCGTCGTCGGTGTCTTGAAATCCCTGAACCTTGAAGTCGCCACGCCGGACGAGGCGCGTGACATGCTTCAACTGAAGGGCAAGAGCGCTGTCGCGTTTTGA
- a CDS encoding SDR family NAD(P)-dependent oxidoreductase — protein MSHPVVLITGATAGIGRATALAFAAKGARLVCSGRNAAAGEALVSELRQLGAEAEFQAADISREDDVIRLVGHAIERFGCLDIAVNSAGTEGTPGSIVEQTVESYTTTFDANVLGTFLCMKHQLRAMISQKRGAVVNLSSTMGSRGNPRNPMYVASKHAIEGLTKSAALDAINSNVRVNAVAPGPIETGMLGRIAGGEDRIAAVAATIPAGRVGTPEEVADAILFLASGQSTYVTGQILHVNGGKTAA, from the coding sequence ATGTCTCATCCTGTTGTCTTGATTACCGGTGCGACGGCTGGCATCGGCCGCGCGACGGCGCTTGCCTTTGCGGCCAAAGGCGCGCGACTGGTCTGTTCGGGGCGGAACGCTGCTGCCGGAGAAGCCCTCGTCTCCGAACTGCGGCAGCTCGGCGCGGAGGCGGAATTCCAGGCGGCCGATATCAGCCGTGAAGACGATGTCATCCGTCTTGTCGGGCATGCCATCGAGCGCTTTGGATGCCTCGATATCGCAGTGAACAGTGCCGGAACGGAAGGAACACCGGGATCGATCGTCGAACAGACAGTCGAGTCATACACGACAACCTTCGATGCGAATGTCCTTGGAACGTTCCTCTGCATGAAGCACCAGTTGCGCGCGATGATCTCGCAAAAGCGTGGGGCGGTTGTCAATCTCTCCTCCACGATGGGCAGCCGCGGCAACCCGCGAAATCCGATGTATGTGGCAAGCAAGCACGCGATCGAGGGCCTCACCAAGTCCGCGGCGCTCGACGCCATCAATTCGAATGTCCGCGTCAACGCCGTGGCGCCCGGGCCGATTGAAACGGGCATGCTCGGCCGCATTGCCGGCGGCGAGGATCGGATCGCGGCAGTCGCCGCAACTATCCCGGCAGGGCGCGTTGGCACGCCGGAAGAAGTCGCCGATGCGATTCTCTTTTTGGCATCCGGCCAGTCCACGTACGTCACGGGCCAGATCCTTCACGTGAATGGTGGGAAGACTGCCGCGTAG
- a CDS encoding AraC family transcriptional regulator, giving the protein MSLLVRAGALTNYSEVARAAGLDPVRMLFDAGLSPSVLREPDLMIPVERFGRLLHASATMSGNESFGLCMAESRLLSNLGAVGMLIRDQPTLRDSLGMLMRYLPMLNGAKSLAVEECGELVIIREALLAGNVHQPTRQRVELALGVMVRLIRQLLKPDWQPQRVCFEHPAPGDLSTHQRFFGPHVKFDCDFNGVICAKADLDARNPGADPAMARYAQKLIDEAARSHQATMLEDVRRTILLLLPSGRCSMEHVAENLNVVCRTVQRRLAEQGQSFSSIVNEVRMELAARHVIESDRPLTEVATLLGFAALSGFSRWYHVQFGCSPKESRAASGSVRRQTAPSRAMPAESHDSSPPALAS; this is encoded by the coding sequence ATGTCGTTACTTGTCCGCGCAGGAGCCCTGACCAACTACAGCGAGGTCGCTCGTGCCGCCGGGCTGGACCCGGTGCGGATGCTATTTGACGCGGGGTTAAGTCCGAGCGTACTGCGCGAGCCGGACCTCATGATTCCAGTCGAGCGCTTCGGACGCCTGCTCCACGCCTCCGCAACCATGTCAGGCAACGAGAGTTTCGGGCTGTGCATGGCCGAGTCGCGCCTGTTGTCCAATCTTGGGGCAGTAGGAATGCTGATCCGCGACCAGCCGACGCTGCGCGACTCGCTTGGCATGCTAATGCGCTACCTACCGATGCTCAACGGCGCAAAGTCGCTGGCGGTCGAAGAATGTGGTGAACTGGTCATTATTCGCGAGGCGCTATTAGCTGGCAACGTACATCAGCCAACTCGCCAAAGGGTTGAACTAGCGCTAGGCGTCATGGTGCGCTTGATACGCCAACTCCTGAAGCCCGACTGGCAGCCCCAGCGCGTATGCTTCGAGCACCCGGCGCCGGGTGACCTCAGTACGCACCAACGGTTTTTTGGCCCTCACGTCAAATTCGACTGTGACTTCAACGGCGTCATCTGCGCGAAAGCCGATCTCGATGCGCGCAACCCGGGAGCCGATCCGGCTATGGCGCGCTACGCGCAGAAGCTGATCGACGAGGCCGCCAGGTCGCATCAGGCGACAATGCTTGAGGACGTGCGGCGCACGATCCTGTTGCTGTTGCCCAGTGGTCGCTGCAGCATGGAACATGTGGCCGAAAACCTGAATGTGGTGTGCCGCACGGTTCAGCGCCGACTGGCGGAACAGGGGCAGAGCTTCTCGTCCATCGTTAATGAAGTCCGCATGGAACTCGCCGCGCGTCATGTCATCGAGAGCGATCGTCCGTTGACTGAAGTGGCGACCCTGCTCGGTTTTGCCGCGCTAAGCGGATTCTCGCGCTGGTATCACGTGCAATTCGGTTGCAGCCCCAAGGAGAGCCGGGCCGCAAGCGGCAGCGTGCGCCGACAGACAGCACCTTCGCGGGCGATGCCAGCCGAATCTCATGATTCTAGCCCCCCGGCGTTAGCAAGTTAG
- a CDS encoding NADPH:quinone reductase — MKAIWYEKQGRAAEVLEFGELPTPQPAPGEVRVRLHASGVNPADANRRAGRMHAGMEFPRIVPNSDGAGVIDRLGDGVDHRLLGSRVWLHFGQRGRAFGTAAEYICLPHELTSPLPEHLDFAQGACLGIPAMAAYISLFQRGEIRGKSILVTGGAGAVGHYAVQLAKWGGAHVIATTSSEPKAAHAKLGGADAVIDYTAPDAAQQILDATEGRGVDHIVDVNAVDNSRLCLQVAANHAQWVSYASGADLEPELPLATLIRKNLCLQGLYLPGFTYEMRWIAQEGLSRWMKDVPDAIHAVDSVFDLRDTVKAHLAVEAGTKLGTVVVRCDTE; from the coding sequence ATGAAGGCGATTTGGTACGAGAAACAAGGACGGGCCGCGGAGGTACTGGAGTTCGGCGAGCTGCCCACTCCGCAACCGGCACCCGGCGAGGTACGCGTGCGACTCCACGCGTCGGGGGTCAACCCGGCGGACGCAAACCGGCGCGCGGGACGCATGCATGCCGGAATGGAGTTCCCGCGCATTGTTCCGAATAGCGATGGGGCGGGTGTGATCGACAGGCTAGGGGACGGCGTCGACCACAGGCTGCTCGGTTCGAGAGTCTGGCTGCATTTCGGACAAAGAGGGCGTGCTTTTGGTACTGCGGCGGAATACATCTGCCTCCCGCACGAGCTGACGTCACCACTGCCGGAGCACCTCGATTTCGCGCAGGGCGCATGCCTTGGCATTCCGGCCATGGCCGCCTATATCAGCCTGTTTCAGCGTGGAGAGATCAGAGGCAAGTCCATCCTCGTGACTGGCGGTGCGGGAGCCGTCGGCCACTACGCGGTACAGCTTGCCAAATGGGGAGGCGCCCATGTCATTGCCACCACCAGCTCCGAACCCAAGGCGGCCCACGCCAAACTTGGCGGCGCCGATGCAGTGATCGACTACACCGCACCAGATGCCGCGCAGCAAATTCTCGATGCCACCGAGGGACGAGGCGTTGATCACATTGTCGATGTCAATGCTGTCGACAATTCAAGACTGTGCCTGCAGGTCGCCGCCAATCATGCGCAGTGGGTTTCGTATGCCAGCGGCGCCGACCTTGAGCCGGAACTTCCCTTGGCCACGCTGATTCGGAAGAATCTCTGCCTGCAGGGGCTATACCTGCCGGGGTTCACCTACGAGATGCGCTGGATCGCCCAGGAGGGATTGTCGCGCTGGATGAAAGATGTCCCGGATGCCATTCACGCTGTCGACAGCGTGTTCGACCTACGAGACACAGTGAAGGCTCATCTGGCTGTCGAAGCGGGCACCAAGCTTGGCACCGTTGTTGTTCGGTGCGATACGGAATAG
- a CDS encoding DsbA family oxidoreductase, protein MTQALRIDFVSDIACPWCAIGLSSLKQALQQLGKEVDAEIVVHPFELNPDMPPEGQALLDYAREKNGSTAAQVAERLAMIRERGASAGFAFATRTHVYNTFDAHRLLHWAGSQGKKLSLKEALLKAYHGLGKDPSNHDVLLEAAQSVGLDATQARRVLESREYADEVRGEVAEFQSMGINSVPSIIFDNRYLVTGGQPADAFVQIIREVLAKRESAPVSQ, encoded by the coding sequence ATGACCCAGGCACTCAGGATCGATTTTGTCTCCGATATTGCATGCCCATGGTGCGCCATCGGCTTGTCGTCGCTCAAACAAGCGCTGCAGCAACTCGGGAAGGAAGTTGACGCCGAAATCGTCGTGCATCCGTTCGAGTTGAATCCCGACATGCCTCCGGAAGGGCAGGCCCTTCTCGACTACGCCAGGGAGAAGAATGGGAGCACCGCCGCGCAAGTCGCAGAGAGGCTGGCGATGATACGCGAACGCGGTGCAAGCGCGGGCTTCGCCTTCGCCACCAGAACGCACGTCTACAACACCTTCGATGCGCATCGGCTGCTGCACTGGGCCGGCTCCCAGGGCAAGAAGCTGTCGCTCAAGGAGGCCCTGCTGAAGGCCTATCATGGTCTCGGCAAGGACCCCAGCAATCACGATGTGCTGCTGGAAGCCGCCCAATCGGTGGGGCTCGATGCCACGCAAGCGCGACGCGTGCTGGAGAGCCGCGAGTATGCTGACGAGGTGCGCGGCGAAGTGGCGGAATTCCAGTCGATGGGTATTAACTCTGTTCCATCGATCATTTTCGACAACCGCTACCTTGTCACGGGCGGACAGCCGGCCGATGCCTTCGTGCAGATCATTCGCGAGGTGCTGGCGAAGCGGGAATCGGCGCCAGTAAGCCAGTAA
- a CDS encoding Bug family tripartite tricarboxylate transporter substrate binding protein, producing MKRFTQTVRQGMAFTLAVGSLMPAMGAAQAAEWPTKPVRILVGAPPGGTADIVARLVAHELEAPLGQPVIVDYKPGAGGTIAVQSMLSSPRDGYTFLLIQKGIASEVPHVIKAPYDPFKDIVPIAQLTRSSLILVGTPSLRAKNLGELVTYIKANPGKVDYANFGVGTRGHTMGVQFNRLAGLDAGTVNYKGSPPALQDVMGGQVPLMFDGPATSMPFIKAGKLRAYAVTSPKRMPALPNVPTFSELGYADLQDVSWMGLWAASGVPPAVIAKMRDATLKVTQSPTLRTKLQEMGMEPGSLAATEELRKDMRESYERQGKLLRSINFTPD from the coding sequence ATGAAACGCTTCACCCAGACGGTGCGCCAAGGCATGGCGTTTACGCTCGCCGTTGGCTCGCTGATGCCGGCCATGGGCGCGGCCCAGGCGGCCGAGTGGCCAACCAAGCCTGTGCGGATACTCGTTGGCGCGCCTCCGGGCGGTACTGCGGATATCGTGGCACGCCTGGTTGCCCATGAGCTGGAGGCTCCGCTTGGCCAACCTGTTATCGTCGATTACAAGCCCGGCGCCGGCGGCACCATCGCCGTGCAGAGCATGCTGTCTTCGCCGCGGGACGGCTACACCTTCCTCTTGATCCAGAAAGGGATCGCCTCGGAAGTGCCTCACGTCATCAAGGCGCCGTACGACCCGTTCAAGGATATCGTCCCGATTGCCCAACTCACGCGGTCCAGTCTCATCCTTGTCGGGACTCCCAGCCTGCGTGCGAAGAATCTTGGGGAACTGGTTACATACATCAAGGCGAACCCGGGCAAGGTAGACTACGCAAACTTCGGTGTCGGCACGCGTGGTCACACGATGGGCGTGCAATTCAATCGCCTTGCCGGGCTCGATGCAGGCACTGTGAACTACAAGGGGTCGCCGCCCGCACTGCAGGATGTCATGGGCGGACAGGTTCCTCTCATGTTCGACGGCCCGGCGACTTCGATGCCGTTCATCAAGGCCGGGAAGCTCAGAGCCTATGCCGTAACTTCGCCCAAGCGGATGCCGGCACTGCCGAATGTCCCCACCTTCTCCGAGTTGGGATACGCCGACCTCCAGGACGTGAGCTGGATGGGGCTCTGGGCTGCGTCTGGCGTACCGCCGGCCGTGATCGCCAAGATGCGCGACGCTACGCTCAAGGTAACGCAATCGCCCACGCTCCGCACAAAGCTCCAGGAAATGGGGATGGAACCCGGCTCGCTGGCTGCCACTGAAGAACTCCGGAAGGACATGCGCGAGTCCTACGAGCGCCAGGGCAAGCTGTTGCGCTCCATCAACTTCACTCCAGACTGA